One Cardinium endosymbiont cEper1 of Encarsia pergandiella genomic region harbors:
- the rplO gene encoding 50S ribosomal protein L15 — protein MELHTLKPAVGALKGKKRVGRGQGSGKGGTATRGYNGAQSRSGYKRKIGFEGGQQPLQRRIPMYGFKCPSRIEFTPLNLSTLQALAEKHHVSSIDHIFLRKHNVIGKYEKYKILGNGQLNLKLSVAAHRCSATALQAIQNLGGEVIMLSTYE, from the coding sequence ATGGAATTACATACACTTAAACCAGCAGTAGGTGCTTTAAAGGGTAAAAAGCGCGTAGGTAGAGGCCAAGGTTCCGGTAAAGGTGGAACGGCTACACGTGGTTACAATGGTGCACAATCTAGATCTGGTTATAAAAGAAAGATTGGTTTTGAAGGAGGTCAACAACCACTCCAGAGGCGTATTCCTATGTATGGATTTAAATGTCCGAGTAGAATCGAGTTTACACCTTTAAATCTTTCTACTTTGCAAGCCTTGGCAGAGAAGCATCATGTTTCTTCTATAGATCATATTTTCTTGAGAAAGCATAATGTAATCGGGAAGTATGAAAAATATAAAATATTAGGAAATGGCCAGTTAAACCTTAAACTTTCAGTTGCCGCACATCGTTGCTCAGCTACTGCTTTACAAGCCATTCAAAATCTTGGTGGAGAAGTTATCATGTTGTCAACATATGAATAA
- the rpsS gene encoding 30S ribosomal protein S19 — MGRSIKKGPYVAHHLQRKIDMLNQSGKKTVVKTWSRRSTITPDFVGHTLAVHNGHKFIPVFITESMVSHKVGEFALTRTFKGHTSKKR; from the coding sequence ATGGGTAGATCTATAAAAAAAGGACCTTATGTGGCGCATCATCTACAACGTAAGATAGACATGCTGAATCAGTCCGGTAAAAAAACAGTAGTTAAAACTTGGTCTAGGCGGTCAACCATTACACCAGATTTTGTGGGACATACCCTTGCAGTACACAATGGGCATAAATTTATCCCTGTTTTTATTACAGAGTCAATGGTAAGCCATAAAGTTGGTGAGTTTGCCTTAACAAGAACCTTTAAAGGACATACCTCTAAAAAAAGATAA
- the rplB gene encoding 50S ribosomal protein L2, with the protein MPLKKLNPTTPGQRFRIAPDFSTVITAHKPEKSLLVKTKRAAGRNNRGRITVPHRGGGHKRRARLIDFKRKKIAVPAFVHSIQYDPMRTAYIALLHYVDGEKSYIIAPEGLKVGAKVVAGPNAPIELGNAMEMKDIPLGTIIHNIELSPGRGAALARSAGAYAQLLSKSGKYVTIKLPSGERRLVLDHCMATIGSVSNSDHGNVTIAKAGRSRWMGKRPRVRAVVMNPVDHPMGGGEGKASGGHPRSFKGLYAKGKKTRNRNKYSTRLIISKKKK; encoded by the coding sequence ATGCCATTAAAAAAACTTAACCCAACCACGCCCGGTCAGCGTTTTAGAATAGCACCAGATTTCTCTACGGTTATTACTGCTCATAAGCCAGAGAAGTCCCTCTTAGTAAAAACCAAGCGCGCAGCTGGTCGGAATAATCGTGGTAGGATTACTGTGCCCCATAGAGGGGGTGGACATAAGCGGCGTGCCCGCCTTATTGATTTTAAAAGGAAAAAAATAGCTGTCCCTGCATTTGTCCATTCTATTCAGTATGATCCTATGCGCACTGCATACATAGCCCTACTCCATTATGTAGATGGTGAGAAAAGCTATATTATAGCACCAGAAGGACTTAAAGTAGGCGCTAAGGTTGTAGCAGGCCCAAATGCACCAATAGAGCTAGGTAATGCTATGGAAATGAAAGATATACCATTGGGAACGATCATCCATAACATTGAACTATCCCCTGGACGTGGTGCAGCATTGGCAAGAAGTGCCGGCGCATATGCACAGTTGCTTTCCAAAAGTGGTAAGTATGTGACCATTAAGTTGCCTTCTGGTGAAAGGCGATTGGTATTAGACCATTGTATGGCTACTATTGGCTCTGTTTCCAATAGTGACCATGGTAATGTTACCATTGCCAAAGCAGGTAGAAGTCGCTGGATGGGTAAAAGACCTCGTGTACGCGCTGTTGTAATGAACCCTGTGGATCATCCAATGGGTGGTGGTGAAGGAAAAGCTTCTGGAGGACATCCTAGATCTTTTAAAGGGTTATATGCAAAAGGTAAAAAAACACGCAATCGCAATAAATATTCTACTAGACTGATCATTAGTAAAAAGAAAAAATAA
- the rplD gene encoding 50S ribosomal protein L4 has protein sequence MNLSVLKYTGEEVGRSVQLPKEVFGIEPNDHAIYLDVKAILAGKRQGTHQAKERNAVSGSRRKIKRQKGRGTARAGDIKSPLFRGGGRIFGPRPRDYSFKLNRKVKKLARKSALTYKAKANHISILEPFSFEAPKTKSYLGMLQNLSFLDEKTLLIIPSVDKNIVLSSRNIKQAKVVCVDHVNTYDLLHAKKLLIMETAITPIVEKLTQ, from the coding sequence ATGAACCTATCAGTATTAAAATATACAGGGGAAGAAGTAGGCCGTTCTGTTCAATTGCCAAAAGAAGTATTTGGTATTGAGCCCAATGATCATGCCATTTATTTGGATGTAAAGGCTATCTTAGCCGGTAAGCGTCAAGGTACCCACCAAGCAAAGGAGCGTAATGCAGTCAGTGGTTCTAGAAGAAAAATTAAAAGACAAAAAGGAAGAGGAACAGCTAGAGCGGGTGATATTAAGTCTCCTTTATTCAGAGGAGGCGGGCGTATTTTTGGTCCAAGACCAAGGGATTATAGTTTTAAATTAAACCGTAAGGTAAAAAAATTAGCCAGAAAGTCTGCCTTAACCTACAAGGCTAAGGCAAACCATATCTCTATCTTAGAGCCTTTTTCTTTTGAAGCACCAAAAACAAAAAGCTATTTAGGTATGCTCCAAAATTTGTCTTTTCTAGATGAGAAAACACTATTGATTATACCTAGTGTAGATAAAAATATTGTGCTATCTAGTAGGAATATAAAGCAAGCAAAAGTAGTTTGTGTCGACCACGTGAATACCTATGATCTTTTGCATGCTAAAAAATTGTTAATTATGGAAACAGCTATAACCCCTATAGTAGAAAAATTAACACAATAA
- the rpsH gene encoding 30S ribosomal protein S8, with amino-acid sequence MTTDPIADYLTRIRNAISANHRVVEIPASKTKTKLTEVLQEKGYIRGYKLVSKPDSVQPVIKIALKYDAFTKQSAIVHLKRVSKPGLRKYSTAAAIPTVINGLGIAILSTSKGIMTDKEARKVHVGGEVLCYIY; translated from the coding sequence ATGACTACAGATCCAATAGCTGATTATCTTACTAGGATTAGAAACGCCATTAGTGCCAATCATAGGGTAGTAGAAATTCCTGCTTCAAAAACAAAAACAAAGCTTACAGAAGTCTTACAAGAAAAAGGGTATATACGAGGGTATAAGCTGGTCTCTAAGCCAGATAGTGTTCAGCCAGTTATCAAAATTGCTCTTAAATATGATGCTTTTACAAAGCAATCTGCTATTGTACATTTAAAACGTGTGAGTAAGCCAGGGTTGCGTAAATATTCTACTGCTGCTGCTATACCTACTGTTATTAATGGATTGGGCATAGCCATATTGTCCACCTCCAAGGGTATTATGACTGATAAAGAAGCGCGTAAAGTTCATGTTGGTGGTGAAGTACTTTGTTATATTTACTAA
- the rplX gene encoding 50S ribosomal protein L24, whose protein sequence is MKQTIKKSFKIHIRTGDRVKILTGKHRNQQGTVLKVFPKKYRAVVEGMNIVVRHLKPSTEHPKGTIQRLPSSIHISNLMLIDAVSGSATRVGRKYNEAGNLQRYAKKTGNFIKNG, encoded by the coding sequence ATGAAGCAAACAATAAAAAAAAGTTTTAAGATTCATATTCGAACAGGAGATCGTGTAAAAATTTTGACTGGTAAACACAGAAACCAGCAAGGAACTGTTTTAAAGGTATTCCCTAAAAAATATCGAGCTGTTGTTGAAGGTATGAATATAGTAGTTAGGCATTTAAAGCCTTCTACTGAGCATCCTAAAGGAACCATCCAAAGGCTACCATCTTCTATTCATATTAGTAATCTGATGTTAATAGATGCAGTAAGCGGATCTGCTACTCGTGTAGGAAGAAAGTATAATGAAGCCGGCAATCTCCAGCGGTATGCTAAAAAAACAGGAAATTTTATAAAAAATGGTTAA
- the rplF gene encoding 50S ribosomal protein L6, with translation MSRIGKQPINIPLGVTVSALDGGIIQVKGPKGLLQQQIDSTIMVEISEGFVKLIPVDAKKSKALYGLYRALIYNMVVGVSVGFKVTLELVGVGYKANVQGSLLELSLGYSHDIALVLPEEVMATAELPKGKNPLVHLECLDKQLLGQVAAKIRSLRKVEPYKGKGVRRLGEVVRRKVGKSTKK, from the coding sequence ATGTCAAGAATAGGGAAGCAGCCCATTAATATACCGCTAGGTGTTACCGTATCTGCCCTAGATGGTGGAATCATACAGGTTAAAGGTCCTAAAGGTCTACTGCAGCAGCAAATTGATTCAACCATTATGGTTGAGATTTCCGAAGGGTTCGTTAAGTTGATACCCGTTGATGCTAAAAAATCTAAAGCCCTTTATGGTCTTTATAGAGCTTTGATTTATAATATGGTAGTAGGGGTTAGCGTTGGCTTTAAGGTTACCTTAGAGTTGGTAGGGGTTGGTTACAAAGCCAATGTCCAAGGTAGTCTATTAGAATTAAGTTTAGGTTATTCTCATGATATTGCTTTGGTCTTGCCAGAAGAAGTAATGGCTACAGCTGAATTGCCTAAAGGAAAAAATCCACTGGTCCATTTAGAATGTCTAGATAAGCAGCTTTTGGGTCAAGTAGCTGCAAAAATTCGTTCCTTAAGAAAAGTTGAGCCTTATAAAGGCAAAGGTGTCAGGCGTTTAGGTGAGGTAGTGCGGCGTAAAGTTGGAAAGTCTACTAAAAAGTAG
- the rplP gene encoding 50S ribosomal protein L16, protein MLQPKRVRYRKTQKGRIKGLSMKGNSLEFGTFGLKALEPSYITARQIEAMRIAITREMKRQGQVWNRIFPDKSLTKKPAEVRMGKGKGAPDSFVAIVKPGRILFELDGVAKEVAERAMRLAMHKLPIKAHFVVRRDYVHSVG, encoded by the coding sequence ATGTTACAACCAAAACGAGTACGTTATAGAAAAACCCAGAAAGGGAGGATAAAAGGCTTATCAATGAAAGGAAATTCATTAGAATTTGGTACCTTTGGGCTGAAGGCATTAGAACCCTCATATATTACTGCTAGGCAAATTGAGGCCATGCGTATTGCCATTACAAGAGAAATGAAACGGCAAGGGCAAGTTTGGAATAGAATCTTTCCAGATAAGTCTTTGACTAAAAAGCCAGCTGAAGTAAGGATGGGTAAAGGTAAAGGTGCGCCAGATTCTTTTGTAGCCATTGTGAAGCCTGGTAGAATTCTCTTTGAGTTAGATGGTGTAGCTAAAGAAGTTGCAGAGCGTGCGATGCGTCTTGCCATGCATAAGTTACCTATTAAGGCACATTTTGTAGTCCGTAGGGACTATGTTCATTCAGTAGGGTAG
- the rplR gene encoding 50S ribosomal protein L18, whose product MKDNKVARRLKVRKSIRKRLQGTFAQPRLSLFKSNTCIYAQLINDETGETLLSASLYKLKISKNNVAGALTLGKAIAQQALAKGITHIVFDRSGYTYHGKVKALAEGARANGLKF is encoded by the coding sequence ATAAAGGATAACAAAGTAGCAAGAAGACTTAAAGTTAGGAAAAGCATTAGAAAGCGTTTGCAGGGAACATTCGCCCAGCCGCGTCTTTCGCTTTTCAAGAGTAATACTTGTATATATGCCCAGCTTATTAATGATGAAACAGGCGAAACGCTACTTTCTGCTTCGTTGTATAAATTAAAAATTAGTAAAAATAACGTTGCTGGAGCATTAACATTAGGAAAAGCAATTGCGCAACAAGCGTTGGCTAAAGGTATTACCCATATTGTCTTTGATCGTTCTGGGTATACTTATCATGGTAAAGTCAAAGCATTGGCTGAAGGTGCTCGAGCAAATGGTCTTAAATTTTAG
- the infA gene encoding translation initiation factor IF-1 — MAKIPPIEQGGIVQEALPNAVFKVALKNGHIVRAHISGKMRKNYIKILPGDSVRMELTPYDLTQARIVHRYKATEQLH; from the coding sequence ATGGCTAAAATACCTCCTATTGAACAAGGTGGAATAGTGCAAGAAGCATTACCCAATGCAGTATTCAAGGTTGCGCTTAAAAATGGTCATATTGTTAGAGCCCATATTTCTGGGAAGATGCGTAAAAATTATATTAAAATTCTTCCTGGGGATTCTGTTAGAATGGAGTTAACTCCTTATGATTTGACACAAGCCAGGATAGTGCATAGATACAAAGCAACTGAACAGTTACACTAG
- the rpsN gene encoding 30S ribosomal protein S14, whose amino-acid sequence MAKESVKARDKKRRHLVAKYAAKRAALKEQGNYMALDKLPKNSSPVRLRNRCNITGRARGYIRRFGISRLVFRKWALEGKLPGIRKASW is encoded by the coding sequence ATGGCAAAAGAATCAGTCAAAGCAAGAGATAAGAAAAGAAGACATTTAGTAGCCAAATATGCCGCTAAAAGAGCTGCATTAAAAGAGCAAGGTAACTATATGGCACTCGATAAACTTCCCAAAAACAGCTCTCCAGTTAGATTGCGTAATAGGTGTAATATAACCGGTAGAGCCCGTGGATATATCAGAAGATTTGGTATTTCCCGGCTAGTTTTTAGAAAATGGGCTTTAGAAGGGAAATTACCAGGTATACGGAAAGCAAGTTGGTAG
- the secY gene encoding preprotein translocase subunit SecY encodes MNKLFKVIKDIFLIKELRIRIRNTLFFLLLFRIGSIIVLPGIDVTQISGHAKRVFGLLDSFLGGSLSQVSIFSVGVTPYISASIVMQLLSIAWPKIQKIQRDGEMGKRKIAQISRILTIFIAIFQSFQYLFIATGSGNVSISRTFFIFISIIILTAGAIFCMWLGEKITDKGIGNGVTMLMMVGIVSSFPAALYQEAVYRGSKGMFLFVLELFVLFLIVLVLVAFTQATRRVPIQYARQLSTSTIYGGQRQYIPFKLNSAGVMPIIFANLLIFCISCLLGFWKDKFAWLDLISGMLRDDTSWLFNFLFAFLIIVFTFFYTAITVNPVQIAEDMKRANSFIPGITSGNATARFLDGVLDRITLPGAMFLAIIAILPAFARIVGLSFPFYRFFGGTSLLIMVSSMLETIQQVESYLLMRRYEVIINKGARLQ; translated from the coding sequence ATGAATAAGTTATTTAAAGTTATTAAGGATATATTTTTAATAAAAGAACTACGCATTCGTATAAGGAATACATTATTCTTTCTATTGCTTTTCCGTATAGGTAGTATCATTGTTTTGCCTGGTATAGATGTAACCCAAATTTCTGGTCATGCAAAGCGCGTTTTTGGCTTACTCGATAGTTTTTTAGGTGGTTCACTTAGCCAAGTTTCCATCTTTTCAGTAGGCGTTACCCCTTATATCTCGGCCTCTATTGTTATGCAACTTTTGTCGATTGCCTGGCCAAAAATTCAAAAAATACAACGTGATGGAGAAATGGGGAAACGTAAAATTGCGCAAATTTCTCGTATCCTTACTATTTTTATCGCTATTTTTCAATCTTTTCAATATTTATTTATTGCTACAGGTAGTGGAAATGTTTCTATAAGTCGTACTTTTTTTATTTTTATTTCTATTATTATTTTAACCGCAGGTGCCATATTTTGTATGTGGCTAGGTGAAAAGATTACCGATAAAGGAATTGGCAATGGTGTAACCATGTTAATGATGGTGGGTATTGTATCCTCTTTTCCTGCTGCTTTATACCAAGAAGCGGTATATCGTGGCAGCAAGGGTATGTTTCTATTTGTATTAGAGTTATTCGTATTGTTTTTAATTGTGCTTGTGTTAGTTGCTTTTACACAAGCTACACGCAGGGTTCCTATTCAGTATGCAAGGCAATTGAGCACCAGTACCATATATGGAGGGCAGCGTCAATATATACCATTTAAGTTAAATAGTGCAGGTGTAATGCCTATTATCTTTGCCAATCTTTTGATTTTTTGCATTTCATGTCTTTTAGGTTTTTGGAAAGATAAATTTGCTTGGTTGGACCTCATTAGTGGTATGTTGCGCGATGATACCAGTTGGCTATTTAATTTTCTGTTTGCTTTTTTGATTATTGTCTTTACCTTTTTTTATACCGCTATTACCGTCAACCCTGTGCAAATAGCAGAAGATATGAAGCGTGCCAATAGCTTTATTCCTGGTATTACCTCTGGCAATGCAACGGCCCGCTTTTTGGATGGTGTATTAGACAGAATTACCTTGCCAGGCGCTATGTTCTTGGCAATTATTGCTATTTTGCCTGCTTTTGCCCGTATAGTTGGATTAAGTTTTCCTTTTTATAGATTCTTTGGTGGGACTTCTTTATTGATTATGGTCAGTTCGATGCTTGAAACCATTCAGCAAGTTGAAAGCTATTTGTTAATGCGTCGATATGAAGTAATTATTAATAAAGGTGCTAGATTGCAGTAG
- the rplW gene encoding 50S ribosomal protein L23, with translation MSILKKPLVTEKMSALNKRGIYGLIVDDRADKHQIQKEIERFYGVTVHKINTMRYAGKPITRHTKSCVITGRRPSYKKVLVTLKAGDVIDFYGNF, from the coding sequence ATGAGTATCCTAAAGAAGCCTTTGGTAACAGAAAAAATGTCAGCACTTAATAAGCGTGGCATATATGGTTTAATCGTAGATGATCGTGCCGATAAGCACCAAATACAAAAAGAAATTGAACGCTTTTATGGTGTTACAGTCCATAAAATTAATACCATGCGTTATGCAGGTAAACCAATAACGCGCCATACTAAGTCGTGTGTAATAACAGGGAGACGGCCTTCCTATAAGAAAGTACTTGTAACGCTTAAGGCAGGGGATGTCATAGATTTTTATGGCAATTTCTAG
- the rplE gene encoding 50S ribosomal protein L5, which produces MVKPRLQEKYFAEVIPSLKDLFGYKSVMQVPRLHKICINQGLGDGASNKKLIQLGLEELTAIAGQCAVATRAKKSVSNFKLREGMPIGVKVTLRGRLMYEFLDRFISIALPRIRNFWGLKANGFDGKGNYNVGIQEQIIFPEISIDKVIKINGMNITFVTTAQNNETAFQLLKALGMPFNMVQD; this is translated from the coding sequence ATGGTTAAGCCTAGATTACAAGAAAAATATTTTGCAGAAGTTATTCCTTCGCTTAAAGATTTATTCGGATACAAATCGGTTATGCAAGTCCCCAGGTTACATAAAATATGTATCAATCAAGGATTAGGTGATGGTGCATCCAATAAAAAATTAATTCAGCTTGGTTTAGAAGAATTAACTGCTATTGCTGGACAGTGTGCCGTGGCTACCCGTGCTAAAAAATCAGTTTCTAATTTCAAGCTTAGGGAAGGTATGCCTATTGGTGTAAAAGTTACCTTACGCGGCAGGCTTATGTATGAATTTCTTGATCGTTTTATATCCATTGCACTGCCTAGGATTAGAAATTTTTGGGGATTGAAGGCCAACGGATTTGATGGAAAAGGCAACTACAATGTAGGCATTCAAGAACAAATCATATTTCCAGAAATTAGCATTGATAAAGTAATTAAGATCAACGGTATGAACATAACTTTTGTTACAACTGCCCAAAACAATGAAACCGCATTTCAACTTTTAAAAGCCTTAGGAATGCCCTTTAATATGGTGCAAGATTAA
- the rpsE gene encoding 30S ribosomal protein S5, whose amino-acid sequence MILSGKKLRASNYNLEEKVVAIKRVTKVVEGGRRFSSSAVVVVGNGDGIVGYGLGKAKELTDAIAKGVEAAKRNLIKVPILRDTIPHSSVGKYGGGNVLIQPAASGTGVIAGGGVRIVLESVGIKNVLSKSQGSSNPHNVVKATFKALLQLRDPITIAKQRGITLDKLFNG is encoded by the coding sequence ATGATATTAAGTGGTAAAAAACTCAGAGCCAGTAATTATAATCTTGAGGAGAAAGTAGTAGCCATTAAGCGCGTTACCAAAGTAGTAGAAGGTGGCCGCAGATTTAGTTCTTCTGCAGTTGTAGTAGTTGGAAATGGTGATGGTATTGTAGGATATGGCCTTGGCAAAGCAAAAGAGTTAACCGATGCCATTGCTAAAGGTGTAGAGGCAGCTAAGCGCAACCTAATCAAAGTCCCTATTTTACGTGATACCATTCCACATAGTTCAGTTGGCAAATATGGTGGTGGCAATGTTTTGATTCAACCAGCAGCTTCTGGTACTGGCGTAATTGCAGGTGGCGGTGTCCGTATCGTCTTAGAAAGCGTAGGCATTAAAAACGTTTTGTCTAAGTCCCAGGGTTCTTCTAATCCGCATAATGTAGTCAAAGCAACTTTTAAAGCATTGTTGCAATTGCGTGATCCCATAACTATTGCCAAGCAACGTGGCATCACTTTAGATAAGCTTTTTAATGGATAA
- the rplN gene encoding 50S ribosomal protein L14 — protein MIQQESILKVADNSGAKTALCIRVLGGTRKRYAQVGDKIVVTVKTANPSGSLKKGTISKAVVVRTRKEVRRKDGSYIRFEDNAIVLIENNNEPKGTGVFGPVAREVRDNKFMKIASLADEL, from the coding sequence ATGATACAACAGGAATCAATACTAAAAGTAGCTGATAATAGCGGCGCAAAAACAGCTCTTTGCATTCGCGTTTTGGGTGGAACCCGTAAGCGCTATGCGCAAGTTGGTGATAAAATTGTAGTAACCGTAAAAACAGCTAATCCTTCTGGTTCCCTTAAAAAGGGCACTATTTCCAAAGCCGTTGTGGTCCGTACCCGAAAAGAAGTAAGGCGTAAAGATGGTTCTTATATTCGCTTCGAGGACAATGCCATTGTTTTAATTGAAAATAACAATGAGCCCAAAGGAACTGGTGTTTTTGGGCCAGTAGCTCGAGAAGTTCGAGATAATAAATTTATGAAAATAGCCTCTTTAGCTGACGAACTATAA
- the rpmC gene encoding 50S ribosomal protein L29, giving the protein MKYKEIQLFSSKECNDKLKEALNYLVKLKLAHSVSPIEHPMKIRAAKKSIARLKTAQNSCRSNHQNCNHHGEK; this is encoded by the coding sequence ATGAAGTACAAAGAAATTCAGTTATTTTCTTCTAAAGAATGCAACGATAAATTAAAAGAAGCCTTAAATTATTTAGTCAAACTAAAGCTTGCTCATTCGGTTTCTCCAATTGAGCATCCGATGAAAATTAGGGCGGCAAAAAAATCCATTGCAAGGCTAAAAACAGCTCAGAACAGTTGTCGAAGCAACCATCAGAATTGTAACCACCATGGTGAGAAATAG
- the rpmD gene encoding 50S ribosomal protein L30: protein MEQIRITQVRSLIKRPKSQKATIQALGLGRVNKGVVVEATPQIWGMVRKVNHLVVTEKI, encoded by the coding sequence ATGGAACAAATTAGAATTACACAGGTACGAAGTTTAATCAAACGTCCTAAATCCCAAAAAGCAACCATTCAAGCACTTGGATTAGGGCGGGTTAATAAAGGTGTTGTCGTTGAAGCTACCCCCCAAATATGGGGTATGGTACGTAAAGTCAACCACTTAGTGGTTACAGAAAAGATATAA
- the rpsC gene encoding 30S ribosomal protein S3: MGQKVNPVGFRVGFIRKSDSSWFASKSSYVEKLMEDEKIRTYLDARMAKASVARILIERAGKKITITIRTARPGIVIGKSGAEVDKVKEELKKLTRKEVELNIVEVKKPDLEAKLVALQIAQQIRGRMPYKRVVKQAIAAVTRSGAQGVKIKVSGRLDGAEMARSDEFKEGSVPLHTLRNDIDYIAVEAHTIYGRIGIKVWISRGDVAVNHLQRSAGRPPKVGEKGFLSSKVRK; this comes from the coding sequence ATGGGTCAAAAAGTTAATCCCGTCGGTTTTAGAGTTGGGTTTATTCGTAAGTCAGATTCCAGTTGGTTTGCATCAAAATCCTCCTATGTAGAAAAATTAATGGAGGACGAAAAAATACGTACCTATCTAGATGCGCGAATGGCCAAAGCTAGTGTTGCTAGAATACTTATAGAACGTGCTGGTAAAAAAATTACCATTACCATTCGAACTGCTCGCCCAGGTATTGTTATTGGGAAATCGGGTGCAGAAGTTGATAAGGTAAAAGAAGAGTTGAAAAAGCTAACTAGAAAGGAAGTTGAACTTAATATTGTTGAGGTAAAAAAACCAGATCTAGAAGCTAAGTTGGTCGCTTTGCAAATTGCGCAACAGATTAGAGGTCGTATGCCTTATAAGCGTGTAGTAAAGCAAGCTATAGCTGCTGTGACCCGTTCTGGTGCACAAGGTGTTAAAATTAAGGTTTCGGGTAGGTTAGATGGTGCTGAAATGGCTAGGTCAGATGAATTTAAAGAGGGATCTGTTCCACTCCATACCCTTCGTAATGATATAGACTATATAGCGGTCGAAGCCCATACCATTTATGGAAGAATAGGTATTAAAGTTTGGATTTCTAGGGGCGATGTTGCAGTTAATCATCTCCAACGTTCAGCCGGTCGGCCTCCTAAAGTAGGAGAGAAAGGGTTTCTCTCTTCCAAAGTGCGGAAGTAG
- the rpsQ gene encoding 30S ribosomal protein S17, with the protein MVRNRRKEKVGRVTSNKAHKTITVVTDTKAIHPVYGKFVKTSTKFMAHDKENSCSIGDLVKIMETRPLSKKKRWRLVQIIERAK; encoded by the coding sequence ATGGTGAGAAATAGAAGAAAAGAAAAGGTAGGAAGGGTTACTAGTAATAAAGCCCATAAGACCATAACCGTTGTAACAGATACCAAAGCTATACATCCTGTATATGGTAAGTTTGTAAAAACATCTACCAAATTTATGGCACATGATAAAGAAAACAGCTGTAGTATTGGTGATCTCGTAAAAATTATGGAAACCCGCCCTTTAAGTAAAAAAAAGAGATGGCGATTGGTTCAAATCATAGAAAGAGCTAAGTAA
- the rplV gene encoding 50S ribosomal protein L22 → MEAIAKLRKLPISERKVGRLAALIRGKSVATALAILQSKPQQAALQLRKLLLSAISNWQNNHAAAFEDGAIFVKKITVDRAGMVKRVMPAPRGVAHRIRKRSSHVVMVVDTLRNAIPVSHQIVSSTTT, encoded by the coding sequence ATGGAGGCAATAGCAAAATTAAGAAAGCTGCCTATATCTGAACGTAAGGTTGGGCGCTTAGCGGCACTTATTAGAGGAAAAAGCGTGGCTACTGCATTAGCTATTTTACAAAGTAAGCCACAACAAGCTGCGCTTCAGTTGAGAAAGCTTTTACTTTCTGCTATTTCAAATTGGCAAAATAATCATGCAGCTGCCTTCGAGGATGGCGCAATTTTTGTGAAGAAAATAACAGTAGATAGAGCCGGTATGGTAAAAAGAGTTATGCCCGCGCCAAGAGGTGTGGCACATAGAATTAGAAAACGATCTAGTCATGTTGTTATGGTGGTAGATACTTTACGGAATGCTATTCCTGTGTCACATCAGATTGTTTCAAGTACAACAACGTAA